One window of Haloarcula rubripromontorii genomic DNA carries:
- a CDS encoding substrate-binding domain-containing protein — protein MTDGNSADVGAGRTTSRRGFIIKSGVAAGALTGLAGCSSVLGDSGSSNTITMVLTPGTPADARRRYKPMQNLIEGEVGVDVEMQVPQDYSAIRPALESEQAEIGMDDITLISNPDLMDVYGTTVTGGSAFYFSMMVTNPDSGIDERTDIEGKTMAFADKLSTSGSIFAVYALKEAGLDVGDAPSGQPVDFEGSWSNHDIALEKVGNGEADAATTWGGNGIPHIAEDTELPDRVEEKSSFLDTMETETPRFRPFWWSFPIPKQPVYARATWDDPAKEEIGNVLLNSDQDLIEQYYPEDYNEEELPFTTLADTSMEEYEPVIMRLNDLGIELGE, from the coding sequence ATGACAGATGGCAACTCAGCGGACGTGGGAGCAGGGCGAACGACCAGCCGCCGTGGCTTCATCATCAAGTCGGGCGTCGCGGCGGGCGCACTCACCGGCCTGGCCGGCTGTTCGAGCGTGCTGGGGGACTCCGGCAGCTCGAACACGATTACGATGGTGCTCACGCCGGGGACGCCGGCCGACGCCCGGCGGCGATACAAGCCGATGCAGAACCTCATCGAGGGCGAGGTCGGCGTCGACGTCGAGATGCAGGTCCCCCAAGACTACTCGGCCATCCGGCCGGCCCTAGAGAGCGAGCAGGCCGAGATCGGGATGGACGACATCACGCTCATCTCGAACCCCGACCTGATGGACGTCTACGGGACGACCGTCACGGGCGGGTCGGCGTTCTACTTCTCGATGATGGTGACCAACCCCGACTCGGGCATCGACGAGCGGACCGACATCGAGGGCAAGACGATGGCCTTCGCCGACAAGCTCTCGACGAGTGGTTCTATCTTCGCCGTCTACGCGCTCAAGGAGGCCGGCCTGGACGTGGGTGACGCCCCCAGCGGGCAGCCGGTCGACTTCGAGGGGAGCTGGTCGAACCACGACATCGCCCTGGAGAAGGTGGGCAACGGCGAGGCCGACGCCGCGACGACGTGGGGCGGCAACGGCATCCCGCACATCGCCGAGGACACCGAGCTCCCGGACCGCGTCGAGGAGAAGAGCTCCTTCCTCGACACCATGGAGACGGAGACGCCGCGGTTCCGGCCGTTCTGGTGGTCCTTCCCCATCCCGAAGCAGCCGGTCTACGCCCGCGCCACGTGGGACGACCCGGCGAAAGAGGAGATCGGTAACGTCCTGCTCAACTCCGACCAGGACCTCATCGAGCAGTACTACCCCGAGGACTACAACGAGGAGGAGCTCCCCTTCACCACGCTCGCCGACACCTCGATGGAAGAATACGAGCCCGTCATCATGCGACTGAACGACCTCGGCATCGAGCTGGGCGAGTAA
- the phnG gene encoding phosphonate C-P lyase system protein PhnG has product MGDPTDRSDRFELIADCDGETLARFANEVLESDPPLSVRQDPRPQLLMQQVVEPVEHRPFNLGEVVVTPAAVELDGQRGFAMIPGKAERAALSGAIVDAAVAGDHPVTDDVLRALEQVAADREAERAQAWAESKHTTVDFETMEDEE; this is encoded by the coding sequence ATGGGAGACCCAACTGACCGTTCGGACCGGTTCGAGCTCATCGCCGACTGCGACGGCGAGACCCTCGCCCGGTTCGCGAACGAGGTACTGGAATCGGACCCGCCGCTGTCGGTGCGACAGGACCCCCGGCCACAGCTGCTGATGCAGCAGGTGGTCGAGCCCGTCGAACACCGGCCGTTCAACCTCGGCGAGGTCGTCGTCACGCCCGCGGCCGTCGAACTCGACGGCCAGCGCGGCTTCGCGATGATACCCGGCAAGGCCGAACGCGCCGCGCTCTCGGGGGCCATCGTCGACGCCGCCGTTGCCGGCGACCACCCCGTCACCGACGACGTGCTTCGGGCCCTGGAGCAGGTCGCGGCCGACCGCGAGGCCGAGCGTGCGCAGGCCTGGGCCGAGAGCAAGCACACCACCGTCGACTTCGAGACGATGGAGGACGAGGAATGA
- a CDS encoding DapH/DapD/GlmU-related protein gives MVYIEDHGTDRIRELGPEPTLHEPVSISESELGAWTEVRAEARLNESAIGDYTYLMERVQLDYATVGKFGNVAADARLGPTNHPIDRPTAHHFTYRAGMYEMGEDDESIFEWRADQSVKVGHDVWLGHGAIVLPGVSIGNGAVVAAGAVVSRDVPPYTVVAGVPADPIRRRFDPEIAARIEATEWWDWDHATLAERLDAFRNLDLFLERYAPESVEAAD, from the coding sequence ATGGTCTACATCGAGGACCACGGCACCGACCGCATCCGGGAACTGGGTCCGGAGCCGACACTGCACGAACCCGTCAGTATCTCCGAGAGCGAACTCGGCGCGTGGACCGAGGTACGCGCCGAGGCACGGCTCAACGAGTCGGCCATCGGCGACTACACGTACCTGATGGAGCGCGTGCAACTGGACTACGCGACCGTGGGGAAGTTCGGCAACGTCGCCGCCGACGCTCGCCTGGGGCCGACGAACCACCCCATCGACCGCCCGACGGCGCACCACTTCACCTACCGAGCGGGGATGTACGAGATGGGCGAGGACGACGAGTCCATCTTCGAGTGGCGTGCCGACCAGTCCGTCAAGGTGGGCCACGACGTCTGGCTCGGCCACGGCGCCATCGTCCTGCCGGGCGTCAGCATCGGCAACGGTGCCGTCGTCGCCGCAGGCGCGGTCGTCAGCCGCGACGTGCCTCCCTACACGGTGGTTGCGGGCGTCCCCGCCGATCCCATCCGTCGGCGTTTCGATCCCGAGATTGCTGCCCGCATCGAGGCGACCGAGTGGTGGGACTGGGACCACGCGACACTGGCCGAGCGGCTGGACGCGTTCCGTAATCTCGATCTGTTTCTGGAACGCTACGCGCCCGAATCTGTCGAAGCAGCCGACTGA
- a CDS encoding phosphate uptake regulator PhoU codes for METRKVQLSGGTTYTVSLPKAWAREHGIEAGSVLSLHPNGDGSLLVEVTTDRSAAEHTTTVDVATDSPAALRQRIQALHAVGFDTVTLVDTTGHSDERRSLVEDTVTELSGFELLSTGDTRIQLTNLIDAENVDIRKSALRLRLVMLAMHRDAVSAVLDDDPELADRVADRDSEADKLFAMVTRHFRRALTDLHEVEKLDYDRDELFEYYYTSRQCERVADHAVKMARFVHDSDAAVPPTFADRLNSLAADARKIVDTAADVILTDAGIDAAHSALDRHERVAEELSAFDRELYGHDDPAEAYVVGLLLDSVERTAEYGTNIAAIAIQQSVRDGLER; via the coding sequence ATGGAGACGCGGAAAGTCCAGCTATCCGGTGGGACGACGTACACGGTGTCGCTGCCGAAAGCGTGGGCCCGGGAACACGGTATCGAGGCGGGGTCGGTGCTGTCGCTGCACCCCAACGGCGATGGCTCTCTGCTCGTGGAGGTGACGACCGACCGGTCGGCGGCCGAGCACACCACGACGGTCGACGTCGCGACTGACTCGCCGGCGGCGCTTCGCCAGCGCATCCAGGCGCTGCACGCGGTCGGCTTCGACACCGTGACGCTGGTCGACACGACCGGCCACAGCGACGAGCGCCGGAGTCTCGTCGAGGATACCGTCACCGAGCTCTCGGGGTTCGAACTGCTGTCGACCGGCGACACCCGCATCCAGCTGACGAACCTCATCGACGCCGAGAACGTCGACATCCGCAAGTCGGCGCTCAGGTTGCGGCTGGTGATGCTCGCGATGCACCGGGACGCGGTCAGCGCGGTGCTTGACGACGACCCCGAGCTAGCCGACCGCGTCGCCGATCGTGACAGCGAGGCCGACAAGCTGTTCGCAATGGTGACCCGGCACTTCCGGCGGGCGCTGACCGACCTACACGAGGTCGAGAAGCTCGACTATGACCGCGACGAACTGTTCGAGTACTACTACACCAGCCGGCAGTGCGAACGGGTCGCCGACCACGCGGTCAAGATGGCGCGGTTCGTTCACGACTCCGACGCGGCGGTCCCACCGACGTTCGCCGACCGGCTCAACTCGCTGGCTGCCGACGCACGGAAGATCGTCGACACCGCGGCCGACGTCATCCTCACCGACGCTGGCATCGACGCGGCCCACTCGGCGCTGGATCGCCACGAGCGGGTGGCCGAGGAGCTCTCCGCGTTCGACCGGGAGCTCTACGGCCACGACGACCCCGCCGAGGCGTACGTCGTCGGCCTGCTGCTGGACAGTGTTGAGCGGACCGCCGAGTACGGGACCAACATCGCCGCCATCGCCATCCAGCAGAGCGTCAGAGATGGGCTTGAGCGGTGA
- the phnH gene encoding phosphonate C-P lyase system protein PhnH, whose translation MRAVGVDPVHGTRETYRALLSAMSQPGTVESTPEPADYAVVVTLVDHEVGCWTDDDGLRSDLADQGRLDAVDQSEAAVVHARHHENVAVEDCRRGSLVEPSDGATVVYQVDALAEGAAADLTTVGLTGPGVDGTAALSVALPATELEAIAAAQSDYPRGVDAVFASDDAVAAIPRSVTMESLEVA comes from the coding sequence ATGAGGGCGGTCGGCGTCGACCCGGTCCACGGGACACGCGAGACATACCGGGCGCTGCTCTCGGCGATGAGCCAACCCGGGACCGTCGAATCGACTCCCGAACCGGCCGATTACGCCGTCGTCGTGACGCTCGTCGACCACGAGGTCGGCTGCTGGACCGACGACGACGGGCTCCGCTCGGACCTCGCGGACCAGGGCCGTCTGGACGCGGTCGACCAGTCCGAGGCCGCCGTCGTCCACGCTCGCCACCACGAGAACGTCGCCGTCGAGGACTGCCGACGCGGCTCGCTGGTCGAACCGAGCGACGGCGCGACAGTCGTTTACCAAGTCGACGCGCTTGCCGAGGGCGCCGCTGCCGACCTGACCACGGTCGGACTCACGGGACCGGGCGTCGACGGTACGGCCGCGCTATCGGTCGCACTACCCGCCACCGAACTCGAGGCCATCGCCGCGGCGCAGTCGGACTACCCCCGTGGTGTCGACGCGGTCTTCGCGAGTGACGACGCCGTCGCTGCGATTCCCCGCTCGGTGACGATGGAGTCCCTGGAGGTGGCCTGA
- the phnE gene encoding phosphonate ABC transporter, permease protein PhnE — MSSESPDTGLKEYLGFAQAGDSPTDEKLTEMKRRKTMRRLYTLVGLVVGGLFFLVSLRTVGFSLAELIRQIPQFIEALYGYFPPTTYYGIPFVDVGQYWSFIVEENLFQASLITVAIAFAGSVLGLPGALFFGVMASERVVPYPLNFLFRGTMSFIRAIPALVWVLILIPLGGVTPFTATLAIMIDTTGYLGRLFTDELEEIADGPIEGIRSTGADKSQIISFGMLSQVFRQFIAWIAFDLEHNVRVAIGLGLIGAGGLGLELDVQRKTFNYTEMMACIILILLLAGTVELLSQRVRSYLRDDEDVEQSGILEAFVNAPKKIIESTAGRR, encoded by the coding sequence GTGAGCTCCGAATCCCCCGACACGGGACTGAAGGAGTACTTGGGCTTCGCGCAGGCCGGCGACTCGCCCACGGACGAGAAGCTCACGGAGATGAAACGGCGCAAGACGATGCGCCGGCTCTACACGCTCGTCGGCCTCGTCGTCGGCGGGCTGTTCTTCCTCGTGAGCCTCCGGACGGTCGGCTTCTCGCTGGCCGAACTGATCCGTCAGATTCCGCAGTTCATCGAGGCGCTGTACGGCTACTTCCCGCCGACGACCTACTACGGCATCCCCTTCGTCGACGTCGGCCAGTACTGGTCGTTCATCGTCGAAGAGAACCTCTTCCAGGCGTCGCTCATCACCGTCGCCATCGCGTTCGCGGGGTCGGTGCTGGGCCTGCCTGGCGCCCTGTTCTTCGGCGTGATGGCCAGCGAGCGCGTCGTCCCCTACCCGCTGAACTTCCTCTTCCGCGGAACGATGAGCTTCATCCGCGCCATCCCGGCGCTGGTGTGGGTGCTCATCCTCATCCCGCTGGGCGGGGTGACGCCGTTCACCGCGACGCTCGCCATCATGATCGACACCACCGGCTACCTCGGTCGGCTCTTCACCGACGAACTGGAGGAGATCGCCGACGGGCCAATCGAGGGCATCCGCAGCACGGGCGCCGACAAGTCCCAGATAATCTCCTTCGGGATGCTGAGCCAGGTGTTCCGCCAGTTCATCGCCTGGATCGCGTTCGACCTAGAGCACAACGTCCGGGTTGCTATCGGACTGGGCCTTATCGGGGCCGGCGGCCTCGGCCTCGAACTGGACGTCCAGCGCAAGACGTTCAACTACACGGAGATGATGGCCTGCATCATCCTCATCCTCCTGCTGGCCGGGACCGTCGAACTCCTCAGCCAGCGGGTCCGGTCGTACCTCCGCGACGACGAGGACGTCGAACAGAGTGGTATCCTCGAAGCGTTCGTCAACGCGCCGAAGAAGATAATCGAGTCAACCGCGGGGCGACGGTAG
- a CDS encoding phosphonate ABC transporter ATP-binding protein, with protein MSTLRVENLTKEYGDVTAVDDVSFEIEDEFVVLLGESGAGKSTLLRCVNGLTEPTSGGVYLDGESLAGSQPEVGMIFQQHNLVDGVSAYLNALNGSLERSGFLESLFQWQSREDKKRALEALETVGLLDEAHQRVSQMSGGQQQRVGIARALVQDPSLLLADEPVASLDPASAETVMEYLKKAAGLHEVTALVSLHQVNIAAHFGDRFIGLRDGQLLFDCGPDELTAERIDRLYGNVETVGLAETTRTGGDSESRDGTGEQADDRRVQA; from the coding sequence ATGAGTACACTCAGAGTCGAAAACCTGACCAAAGAGTACGGCGACGTCACGGCGGTCGACGACGTCTCCTTCGAGATCGAAGACGAGTTCGTCGTCCTGCTGGGCGAGTCCGGCGCCGGGAAGTCCACCCTGTTGCGCTGCGTGAACGGGCTGACCGAGCCCACGAGTGGCGGCGTCTACCTCGACGGCGAGTCGCTAGCTGGCTCCCAACCCGAGGTCGGGATGATCTTCCAGCAACACAACCTCGTCGACGGCGTCTCGGCGTACCTGAACGCCCTGAACGGCTCGCTCGAACGCAGCGGGTTCCTCGAGAGCCTCTTCCAGTGGCAGAGCCGCGAGGACAAGAAACGGGCGCTCGAAGCCTTAGAGACCGTCGGCCTGCTCGACGAGGCCCACCAGCGTGTCTCCCAGATGAGCGGCGGGCAGCAACAGCGGGTGGGCATCGCCCGCGCGCTCGTCCAGGACCCGTCGCTGCTACTGGCCGACGAGCCGGTCGCGAGCCTCGACCCCGCCAGCGCGGAGACGGTGATGGAATACCTGAAGAAGGCCGCGGGCCTCCACGAGGTGACGGCGCTGGTGAGCCTCCACCAGGTCAACATCGCCGCCCACTTCGGCGACCGCTTCATCGGCCTCCGGGACGGCCAGTTGCTGTTCGACTGCGGCCCGGACGAACTTACCGCCGAGCGCATCGACCGCCTCTACGGGAACGTCGAGACGGTCGGGCTGGCCGAGACCACGCGAACAGGCGGCGACAGTGAGAGTCGGGACGGCACCGGCGAGCAGGCCGACGACCGGAGGGTGCAGGCGTGA
- a CDS encoding carbon-phosphorus lyase complex subunit PhnI produces MGYVAVTAGEEIIERAEELFEKQRVEGEADDVTVDQLEGQLGRLTAQAMSEGGLYAPQLAGLAVKQAQGDTVEASFLLRAYRSTLERYDETVPVEPSEMVASRRVSPAFKDVPGGQILGPTKDYTQRLLDFGLLDGEPEDPTEDWNTEDVGEPEELTNVMELLREEGLVDEPDAPDVDEPTDTTREPVTHPPARDAVLQELARGETGAVTALGYSSLRGYGQVHPTLAEVRVGHLPVKIEHPLTGDEVTVCHTEVSESEAVVPVYAKRDDPQFAFGYGLTFGRNERKAIGMTILDAAIQLDGVEEPAENPEFVLDVVDGMDSFGFIEHLKLPHYVTFQSTLDRIRAIRERRGLADEGRVDASEAGRNDDTETEEDNRPAEDAPLAEVSDDD; encoded by the coding sequence ATGGGCTACGTCGCGGTCACCGCCGGCGAGGAGATCATCGAGCGCGCCGAGGAGCTGTTCGAGAAACAGCGCGTCGAGGGCGAGGCCGACGATGTCACCGTCGACCAGCTGGAGGGCCAGCTCGGCCGGCTCACCGCGCAGGCGATGAGCGAGGGCGGGCTGTACGCCCCGCAGCTCGCCGGGCTGGCCGTCAAACAGGCCCAGGGCGACACCGTCGAGGCGTCGTTCCTGCTACGGGCCTACCGCTCGACGCTGGAGCGCTATGACGAGACGGTGCCGGTCGAACCGAGCGAGATGGTCGCCAGCCGCCGGGTCTCCCCGGCGTTCAAGGACGTCCCCGGCGGGCAGATTCTCGGCCCGACGAAGGACTACACCCAGCGCCTGCTGGACTTCGGACTTCTGGACGGCGAGCCGGAGGACCCCACCGAGGACTGGAACACCGAGGACGTCGGCGAGCCCGAGGAACTGACCAACGTGATGGAACTGCTGCGCGAGGAGGGGCTGGTCGACGAGCCCGACGCGCCAGACGTCGACGAGCCGACCGACACCACCCGCGAGCCGGTGACCCATCCGCCCGCCCGCGACGCCGTGTTGCAGGAACTCGCCCGCGGCGAGACCGGCGCCGTGACGGCGCTTGGCTACTCCTCGCTCCGTGGCTACGGCCAGGTCCACCCGACGCTCGCGGAGGTCCGGGTGGGCCACCTGCCCGTGAAGATCGAACATCCCCTCACCGGCGACGAGGTGACCGTGTGTCACACCGAGGTCAGCGAGTCCGAGGCCGTCGTCCCCGTCTACGCGAAGCGGGACGACCCGCAGTTCGCCTTCGGCTACGGGCTGACCTTCGGCCGCAACGAGCGCAAGGCTATCGGGATGACCATCCTCGATGCGGCCATCCAGCTCGACGGCGTCGAGGAGCCCGCCGAGAACCCCGAGTTCGTCCTCGACGTGGTCGACGGGATGGACTCCTTCGGCTTCATCGAGCACCTGAAGCTGCCCCACTACGTCACGTTCCAATCCACGCTGGACCGGATTCGGGCCATCCGCGAGCGGCGGGGGCTGGCCGACGAGGGCCGCGTCGATGCGTCTGAGGCTGGGCGCAACGACGATACCGAGACCGAGGAGGACAACCGACCGGCCGAGGACGCGCCGCTCGCGGAGGTGAGCGATGATGACTGA
- a CDS encoding Lrp/AsnC family transcriptional regulator codes for MSRQLWQRPLAATQQGRDATRAQIIEVIDRSAPETKSELATAVGISEQYCSELLQSLKADGVVQKGYVVDDTALYDNATGISRLHGEDDPGVDGTPDDHKGMLPPSDRGPAVLSLLKRLEAVTTSQYEAARTAFGGNEPEQSADTLESLTNERYFAVVSELKSYTLTTDWPGNRVAADLATIATNLEIVGDRACFIADVVDERAAPSAGVVTERLQDIFAAGDRINDHFSAILFDCDLSAYPDLRSEEETVHRDLDELFELVTAYDMELYGYLVTVTRALERAIYYWADAAELAVTLHSGIHPDHALD; via the coding sequence ATGTCCAGACAACTGTGGCAGCGGCCGCTGGCGGCCACCCAGCAAGGCCGCGACGCCACACGCGCACAGATTATCGAGGTAATCGACCGGTCGGCCCCGGAGACGAAGTCGGAACTCGCCACCGCGGTGGGGATCTCAGAGCAGTACTGCTCGGAGCTCCTCCAGTCGTTGAAAGCCGACGGCGTCGTCCAGAAGGGATACGTCGTTGACGACACCGCGCTGTACGACAACGCCACTGGCATCTCGAGGCTCCATGGCGAGGACGACCCCGGCGTGGACGGAACGCCGGACGACCACAAGGGCATGCTCCCTCCGTCGGACCGCGGTCCCGCAGTACTCTCCCTGCTCAAACGGCTCGAAGCCGTCACCACCTCACAGTACGAAGCGGCCAGAACTGCCTTCGGAGGCAATGAGCCCGAACAGTCCGCGGACACGCTTGAGTCGCTGACCAACGAGCGGTACTTCGCGGTCGTCTCGGAGCTAAAATCGTACACGCTGACGACGGACTGGCCCGGAAATCGCGTCGCCGCAGACTTAGCGACCATTGCGACGAACTTGGAGATCGTCGGCGACCGCGCCTGCTTCATCGCCGACGTAGTCGACGAGCGCGCCGCGCCTTCCGCCGGCGTCGTTACCGAGCGGCTCCAGGACATCTTCGCCGCCGGCGACCGCATCAACGACCACTTCTCGGCCATCCTCTTCGACTGTGACCTCTCTGCGTATCCTGACCTCCGCAGCGAAGAGGAGACTGTCCATCGGGACCTGGATGAACTGTTCGAGCTCGTCACCGCTTACGACATGGAACTGTACGGCTACCTCGTGACGGTCACACGGGCTCTGGAACGGGCCATCTACTACTGGGCCGACGCCGCCGAACTGGCGGTGACGCTGCATTCGGGCATCCATCCCGACCACGCGCTGGACTAA